The Mixta hanseatica genome includes a region encoding these proteins:
- the pyk gene encoding pyruvate kinase: MTRRLRRTKIVTTLGPATDRDNNLEKVIAAGANVVRLNFSHGTPEDHQLRADKVREIAAKLGRHVAILGDLQGPKIRVSTFKEGKIFLSVGDRFLLDASLGKGEGDKEKVGIDYKGLPEDVVPGDVLLLDDGRVQLKVLEVRDSKVFTEVTVGGPLSNNKGINKLGGGLSAEALTEKDKADIITAAKIGVDYLAVSFPRCGEDLNTARRLAQEAGSDAKIVAKVERAEAVSSQEAMDDIILASDVVMVARGDLGVEIGDPELVGIQKALIRRARQLNRAVITATQMMESMITNPMPTRAEVMDVANAVLDGTDAVMLSAETAAGQYPAETVSAMAKVCLGAEKVPSINVSKHRLEVQFDNVEEAIAMSAMYAANHLQGVTAIITMTESGRTALMTSRITSGLPIFAMSRHERTLNLTALYRGVTPVYFDSNNDGVAAAHDAINLLRDKGFLVSGDLVIVTQGDVMATTGTTNTSRVLRVE; the protein is encoded by the coding sequence ATGACTCGACGTCTTAGAAGAACCAAGATCGTGACGACTTTAGGCCCGGCAACCGATCGCGATAATAATCTGGAAAAGGTTATTGCCGCCGGCGCTAACGTAGTACGACTTAACTTCTCCCACGGCACGCCAGAGGATCACCAGCTACGTGCCGATAAAGTGCGTGAAATCGCGGCGAAACTGGGGCGCCATGTCGCCATTCTTGGCGATCTTCAGGGGCCGAAAATTCGCGTTTCTACCTTTAAAGAAGGGAAAATTTTCCTCAGCGTTGGCGACCGCTTTCTGCTGGACGCCAGTCTGGGAAAAGGTGAAGGCGATAAAGAAAAAGTTGGCATCGACTATAAAGGCCTGCCGGAAGATGTGGTGCCGGGTGATGTGCTGCTGCTGGATGATGGCCGCGTACAGTTGAAAGTGCTGGAAGTGCGCGACAGCAAAGTCTTTACCGAAGTCACGGTCGGTGGCCCGCTTTCTAACAATAAAGGCATTAACAAACTGGGCGGCGGTCTCTCTGCCGAAGCGCTGACCGAAAAAGATAAAGCGGACATCATTACCGCCGCGAAAATCGGCGTGGATTACCTGGCGGTCTCTTTCCCGCGCTGCGGCGAAGATCTTAACACCGCGCGCCGCCTGGCGCAGGAAGCAGGCAGCGATGCGAAAATCGTCGCTAAGGTTGAGCGCGCCGAAGCCGTTTCCAGCCAGGAAGCGATGGACGATATCATCTTAGCCTCTGACGTGGTGATGGTAGCCCGCGGCGATCTGGGCGTCGAAATTGGCGATCCGGAGCTGGTAGGGATTCAAAAAGCGCTGATCCGCCGTGCTCGCCAGCTGAACCGCGCGGTGATAACCGCCACGCAGATGATGGAGTCGATGATCACCAATCCGATGCCGACGCGCGCGGAAGTGATGGACGTCGCCAATGCGGTGCTGGATGGTACCGATGCGGTGATGCTCTCCGCAGAAACCGCAGCGGGTCAGTATCCGGCGGAAACCGTTAGCGCGATGGCGAAGGTGTGCCTGGGCGCGGAAAAAGTGCCCAGCATTAACGTATCGAAACATCGTCTGGAAGTGCAGTTCGATAACGTTGAAGAAGCGATTGCCATGTCGGCGATGTACGCGGCCAACCATCTGCAGGGCGTCACGGCGATTATCACTATGACGGAATCGGGCCGCACCGCGCTGATGACGTCGCGCATCACCTCCGGGCTGCCGATTTTCGCTATGTCGCGTCACGAGCGTACGCTTAATCTGACGGCGCTCTATCGCGGCGTTACGCCAGTTTACTTTGACAGCAACAATGACGGCGTGGCGGCAGCCCATGATGCGATTAATCTGCTGCGTGACAAGGGTTTCCTGGTCTCCGGCGATCTGGTCATTGTTACTCAGGGTGACGTGATGGCTACGACCGGCACCACTAACACCAGCCGCGTTCTGCGCGTCGAATAA